One part of the Eubalaena glacialis isolate mEubGla1 chromosome 19, mEubGla1.1.hap2.+ XY, whole genome shotgun sequence genome encodes these proteins:
- the ZNF287 gene encoding zinc finger protein 287 → MFSPSKRTTSSSRAQVLLMWKPDKAQSGPRNAEKETLASRLLRDTETCRQNFRNFPYPDLAGPRKALNQLRELCLKWLRPEIHSKEQILELLVLEQFLSILPGEVRTWVKSQYPKSSEEVVTLVEDLTQILEEEAAPQNSTLSQETPEEDPKGRQAFQAGWLNDFVTKESMTFTDVAVDITREDWELMRPVQKELYKTVTLQNYWNMVSLGLTVYRPTVIPILEEPWMVIKEILEGPSPGWETEAQEGTPVENVSKLTKDGTKTIKLEEPYDYDDRLEGQAIETFRRIPTNERDFGLKSVLSEEDDRAEDYKYDIYRSNFEKHSNLMIQFDTQSDDKTSVYDEGKATFSHVSYGIVHRKIYPGEKPYKCNVCGKKFRKYPSLIKHQSSHAKEKSYECEECGKEFRHVSSLIAHQRMHTGEKPYECHQCGKAFSQRAHLTIHQRIHTGEKPYKCDDCGKDFSQRAHLTIHQRTHTGEKPYKCLECGKTFSHSSSLINHQRVHTGEKPYICNECGKTFSQSTHLLQHQKIHTGKKPYKCNECWKVFSQSTYLIRHQRIHSGEKCYKCNECGKAFAHSSTLIQHQTTHTGEKSYICNICGKAFSQSANLTQHHRTHTGEKPYKCSVCGKAFSQSVHLTQHQRIHNGEKPFKCNICGKAYRQGANLTQHQRIHTGEKPYKCNECGKAFIYSSSLNQHQRTHTGERPYKCNECDKDFSQRTCLIQHQRIHTGEKPYACRICGKTFTQSTNLIQHQRVHTGAKHRN, encoded by the exons ATGTTCTCCCCGAGCAAGAGGACGACCAGTTCGTCACGTGCCCAAGTCCTTCTAATGTGGAAGCCGGACAAGGCTCAGAGTGGACCCCGCAATGCTGAGAAGGAAACCCTCGCCTCAAGACTCCTGCGTGACACTGAGACCTGTCGgcagaattttaggaattttccaTACCCAGATCTGGCTGGTCCTCGAAAGGCATTGAATCAGCTCCGAGAGCTCTGCCTTAAGTGGCTGAGACCCGAGATTCACTCAAAGGAACAAATCCTGGAGCTGCTGGTCCTGGAGCAATTCCTGAGCATCCTGCCTGGGGAGGTTAGGACTTGGGTGAAGTCCCAGTACCCGAAGAGCAGCGAGGAAGTGGTGACTCTGGTGGAGGATTTGACTCAGATTCTAGAGGAAGAAG CTGCTCCTCAGAACTCCACCCTTTCCCAAGAGACCCCAGAGGAAGACCCCAAAGGAAGACAAGCTTTCCAGGCAGGGTGGCTCAATGACTTCGTGACCAAA GAATCCATGACATTCACAGATGTGGCCGTGGACATCACCCGGGAGGACTGGGAGCTCATGCGTCCTGTGCAGAAGGAATTGTACAAGACGGTGACGCTGCAGAACTACTGGAACATGGTTTCTCTGG GACTTACAGTGTACAGACCAACCGTGATTCCCATATTGGAAGAACCATGGATggtgataaaagaaattttagaagGCCCTAGTCCAG GATGGGAAACAGAAGCCCAAGAGGGTACTCCGGTGGAAAATGTTTCTAAACTCACAAAGGATGGAACCAAGACCATCAAGCTGGAAGAACCCTATGACTATGATGACAGATTGGAGGGGCAAGCAATAGAGACCTTCAGGAGAATTCCCACCAACGAGAGAGATTTCGGTTTGAAGTCAGTCCTTTCAGAAGAAGATGATCGTGCAGAAGActataaatatgatatatatagAAGTAATTTTGAAAAGCATTCAAACCTAATGATACAGTTTGATACCCAATCAGATGATAAAACTTCTGTGTACGACGAAGGCAAGGCCACCTTCAGTCATGTCTCTTACGGTATCGTACACAGGAAAATATATCCCGGAGAGAAGCCTTATAAGTGTAACGTGTGTGGGAAGAAGTTCAGAAAGTACCCATCCCTCATCAAACACCAAAGTAGCCATGCCAAAGAGAAGTCTTATGAATGTGAAGAATGTGGGAAAGAGTTTAGACACGTCTCATCCCTCATTGCACATCAGAGGATgcacactggagagaagccctacGAATGCCACCAGTGCGGGAAAGCCTTCAGCCAACGTGCACACCTCACCATCCACCAGCGGATCCACACGGGAGAGAAACCCTACAAGTGCGACGACTGCGGGAAAGACTTCAGCCAGCGCGCACACCTCACcatccaccagaggacacacACGGGAGAGAAACCCTACAAGTGCTTGGAGTGTGGCAAAACCTTCAGCCACAGTTCATCGCTGATTAATCACCAGAGAGTTCATACCGGAGAAAAACCTTACATATGCAACGAGTGTGGGAAAACGTTCAGCCAGAGCACACACCTCCTTCAGCATCAAAAGATACACACAGGAAAGAAACCATATAAATGCAATGAGTGTTGGAAAGTGTTCAGTCAGAGCACTTACCTTATCCGACATCAGAGGATTCATTCTGGAGAGAAGTGTTATAAATGCAAcgaatgtggaaaagccttcgCTCACTCCTCCACTCTTATTCAGCATCAGAccactcacactggagagaaatcctatatatgcaatatatgtgggaaagccttcagccaGAGTGCAAACCTTACCCAACATCACAGAACACATACCGGAGAGAAACCCTATAAGTGCAGTGTgtgtgggaaggccttcagcCAGAGTGTACACCTTACTCAGCACCAGAGGATTCACAACGGAGAAAAACCCTTTAAATGCAATATATGTGGGAAAGCATATAGACAGGGTGCAAATCTTACTCAGCATCAAAGGATCCATACcggagagaaaccctataaatgcaatgaatgtgggaaagcgtTTATTTATTCGTCATCACTTAATCAGCATCAGAGAACTCATACTGGTGAAAGACCCTATAAGTGTAACGAATGTGACAAAGATTTTAGCCAGAGAACATGCCTTATTCAGCACCAGAgaattcacacaggagagaagcccTATGCATGCCGTATATGTGGTAAAACCTTCACCCAGAGTACAAACCTCATTCAGCATCAGCGTGTTCATACAGGTGCCAAACATCGTAATTAA